In Centropristis striata isolate RG_2023a ecotype Rhode Island chromosome 8, C.striata_1.0, whole genome shotgun sequence, the genomic window gtacttaaagtaccaaaagtaaaagtgctaaaTATGCAGAATGACCAATTTTTATAATAAGTAGTTGTAGTtagttattattgatgcattcatgtgttatttatatatatccggtataaatataaacaacgCCTTAATTCTTAACAGTAgtaaatacatgtagaaaacTTATTATACTTTCAGATTTATTGTGTTCAGTGTTCATTTTGTCCTAATAAAGCATGTATTTAAATGAAGTACCACATTGAAAGTAGGGAGACAACTCCTCGCCAGACTCCATTCAAATATCCggtataaatataaacaacgCAGTGATTCTTAACAGTAATTAACACATTTAGAAAacttattatactttttaaatatgatgTGTTCAATGTTAATTTCGGCCAAGTCTCCCATTCTTTTCTTTCAGTATTCAACCAGAATTGACGAAAAATGTTTAGCTTTGAAgtcctgaaaatgttttttatgaatttttgaaaaatgttcaaatctATTATATATGTAaagctatataaaaaaaacacttttaactttaacttttggATAAATGACGCTAACAACAACTCCTCCTTCTGTCCTCCTTcatctctctccacctccctctttctttcccccttcctctcttctccccccacctcctcctcctcctcctcctcctcttcctgtctcctcctcctcctcctcctctcctccttctgtctttctcctcctccttttcctccctttgtctcctcctcttctctcctcctcctctctctcctcctcctctcctccttctgtctctcctcctcatttTCCTCCCTTTGTCTCTCCtttccctctcctcttcctcctcattcttttcccctcctcctctctctcctcctcctgctcctcctcctcctcctctctcctcctcaggtCCAGAGACTATGACGGCTTCGtgtcctccctgctcctcccaGAGGAGGCGCGGCGCTCCTCTTTGGCTCTGAGAGCCTTTAATGTGGAGCTGGCTCAGGCAGGTAGTCCTCCAGCCAGACGGATCAGGAGTTACTCCTCATTATacctctaataataataacaataataataataataataataataattagtgtgttgtgtctcctgtgaACCAGGTGAAGGACTCCGTTTCCCAGAAGACCATTGGTTTGATGCGGATGCAGTTCTGGAAGGCGGCGATAGAAGAAATCTACAGAGACGAACCTCCCAAACAGCCGGTCAGCTCCGAGCTCTGGAGGGTAAATATCACTATGATCTAGAAAGATCAGCAgatacctgtctgtctgtctgtctatctgtctgtttgtttgtttgtttgtttgtttgtttttaatctggtGGACGGTGTGTGCAGGCGGTGAGGAAACATTCCCTGTCGAAGCGCTGGCTGCTGAGGATCATcacagagagagtgagacacaAACACCAACAGGACTCTTTATTCTGCTGGAGGATTATAAAggttataatgtgtgtgtgtgtgtgtgtgtgtgtgtgtgtgtgtgtgtgtgtgtgtgtgtgtgtgtgtctctgtgtgtgtattgtgtgtgtgctcctcCAGGAGAAGGATATGGAGGACCGGGCCTACAGGAACCTGCAGGAGTTGGAGAAATACTCAGAGAACACACAGTCCTCCTTAATCTACCTGCTGCTGGAGAGTTTAGGtcagacctcctcctcctcctcctcctcctccttatctttcttctctcctcctcctcctcctcctcttcctcctcctcctcctcctccacttccttcctctctcctcctcctcctcttcctcttcctcttccctcctcccttctcctcctccttctgctcttctcctcctcctctctcttttcctttttctcctctctcctcctcctccttttatcctcctctctcctcctcctccttttatcctcctcttcctccatcctcTTTTCTACCTCCtcttttccttcctcctcctccctcctcctcctcctcctcctcctcctcctcctcctcctcctcctcctcctcctcctatccttcctcctgctcctcctcctcctcttcctatccttcctcctcctccttcttttcctcctcctatccttcctcttcctcctcctcctccttttcctcctcctcctccttttcctcctcctatccttcctcttcctcctcctcctcctccttcttttcctcctcctatccttcctcttcctcctcctcctccttttcctcctcctcctcctatccttcctcctcctcctcctcctcctcctccctctctcctcctcctcctcctccaccatcaTAGTGTAGTTATTCCAGCCCCTCAGAATCCAGTATTAGATGTTGTTTCTGTCTGCAGGTATCAGAAGCGTCCATGCAGACCACGCAGCGAGTCACATCGGTAAAGCTGTGGGCATCGTCACCTGTCTGAGGGCCACGCCCTaccacagcagcaggaggagggtcTACCTGCCCATGGACCTCTGCATGCTGGTGAGACCCTGCTCCTCCAACTCCTCCAACTCCTCTAACTCCTCCAACTCCTCTAACCCCTCAGACTCCTCTAACCCCTCAGACTCCTCTAACCCCTCAGACTCCTCTAACCCCTCAGACTCCTCTAACTCCTCCACCTCAGTCTCGACTCCTCAGACTCCTCTAATTCCTCAGACTCCTCTAACTCCTCAGACTCCTCTAACTCCTCAGACTCCTCTAACTCCTCAGACTCCTCTAACTCCTCCACCTGAGTCTCGACTCCTCAGACTCCTCTAATTCCTCAGACTCCTCTAACCCCTCAGACTCCTCTAACTCCTCAGACTCCTCTAACTCCTCAGACTCCTCTAACTCCTCCAACTTCTCCAACTCCTCAGACTCGACTCCTCAGACTCCTCTAACTCCTCAGACTCCTCCAACTCCTCAGACTCCTCTAACCCCTCAGACTCCTCTAACCCCTCAGACTCCTCAAACTCCTCTAACTCCTCAGACTCCTCTAACCCCTCAGACTCCTCTAACTCCTCCAACTCCTCAGACTCCTCTAACCCCTCAGACTCCTCTAACCCCTCAGACTCCTCTAACTCCTCCGACTCCTCTAACTCCTCAGACTCCTCCGACTCCTCTAACTCCTCAGGCCTGAAGGAGAAACTCACCAGAATGCTTTCAATATCTCATCTCAGTTAATAATGTCAAGAAGAATAACTTGACTTCTTTTCaactgtttttatattattcttattctttaTAGTTATTAAGAACCCATAGAAtattaccccaaaaaatgacataaaatgacaaaagaaagacacaaaaagaccaaaataaccacacaaaactaccagaaaaattacataaaatgacaaaaaaatacacaaaaaactgctttctccacatatttatattgataaataaactgttctatcatattctaattaattgagatgcacctgtagttgtcggtgtcctttaaacctgcatttaaCTGAAGTGAAGACATGAAACCTGTTGAGCTCTGACtcgactgaacacacacacacacacacacacacacacacacacacacacacacacacacacacacacgcacacacacacacacacacacacacacctgtgactCATGGCTTTGACATGATATTCCTGTGGACGGTGATATAAATGATGGTTACATAAGGAGCCGTATGGTGAAACACAGCAGATTTCAACTGGACGCAGAGAAACTAATGATGCCGCAAACaatttgcaacctttgtgtCGCCATCTGTCCCACATAGAGAACaacaaactgctgctgctaatggaggatctgagtgtgtgtgtgtgtatatatatgtgtgtgtgtgtgtgtgtgtgtgtgtgtgcagaagtaTTTAGGTTGCTGCATGAAGCACGCAGGCTCTGCCCTTAAAATCATCAGCTGCAGGATGACGCTGCTGACCCCGAGGCCTGCAGAGCTCGCTCACCTCACATCACCTTcactctgcagcctgcagggggcgctgctgacacacacaacacactctctctctcacacacacacacacacacagaaagaaagacacaaaaagaccaaaataaccaaaaataacacagaaaattacccaaaaatgacattaaatgacaaaagaaagacacaaaaatatgaaaataataaaaaaaacacagaaaattactccaaaaatgacataaatgacaaaagaaagacacaaaaagaccaaaaaaaacaaaataaccaaaaaaacacatacatttacccaaaaaatgacataaaatgacaaaagaaagacacaaacagaccaaaataataaaaaaaacacagaaaatgaccaaaaaattacataaaatgacaaaggaaagacacaaaaataccataataatcaaaaaaacacagaaaatgaccaataaatgacataaaatgacaaaataaagacacaaaaaataccaaaataataaaaaaacacagaaaatgaccaaaaaattacataaaatgacaaagaaaagacacataaagaacaaaataaccaaaaaaaaacacagaaaattacccaaaaaattacataaaatgacaaagaaagaaacaaaaagaccaaaataaccaaaaaatgacaaaagaaagacacaaaacgaccctgccgcctgcagggggcgctgctgacacacacaacacactctctctctcacacacacacacacacacacacacacacactcatatggACCACTGAGCTCATGTTCTTCATGCAGGGTGACTTACTCATCCCTGCAGAAgtcaaacaaaattaaatttcatgTTTCTCCTGATTAACACGCAGGAGTCGACtgtgcagacagacagcagatggaatatgtttttctgtgatCTGCGACTGGTTGTGCATGATAAAtacttacatatttatatatttctgagGAGGGCAAGGAGACTAATTGtataaaagctattttttttagctttaattttctgttttcttgtcTGCACAGTAGATACGAAGTTTTTTATTGATCCCCAAGGACAGAAATAAATCCAGACAAATTGAGAAAGTATGAGAAGTAAATAAGAGGATGCAGTGAGTGTTTCAGACCTGGTGGGGCTTCCcaagtaaaatgtttttaatgtcagACATCCATTCAGGTGTTTTCTCCGTGTTCGTTCTGCAGCACACACCGCTGTGAGTCCATGAACGAGGAAACCTCAACCAGCCGTTTCTATatgaatctataagtcctgcagctctgtggaatcagcacaatcagaacaactcaaacagtctttgtgcagaataacaagaagaagaagattactttataaatcccacaatggggaaattcaaactctgcatttaacccatcctttttacacacaagtgaacacaccatgcaaggagcagtgggcagcacattactgcgcccggggagctgtgcaggggggttaggtgccttgctcaaggacacttcagtcctagacctagATCAGTACCGGGATTTCAGAATttcatttctctgataaatgttttttttaaacttgaataaaatggaatttatatataaacacttttccaatcGTTCACAAGTGTCAGGAATGCAAATaaagatcaccaaaaaagacacaaaacttcaaaaaagatacaaaatgaccaaaaaagatacaacatttccaaaaaagatacaaaatgaccaaaaaagatacaacatttcccaaaaagatacaaaatgaccaaaaaaggcacaaaattaccaaaaaaagacgtaaaattaccaaaataaaaagttgtgaaatgacaaaaaaacacagttaccaaaaaagacgtaaaagtaccaaaaaagacagaaaattaccgaAATAAAAAGgcgtgaaatgacaaaaaaccccacacaatttgcaaagaaagacataaaattacccataacagttttctccacatattgtccaAATTGAAGTATTGTCGTGTTTccatcctctcctgtcctcttgtctctgctctgtgtaaaaaaaagacacaaaatgaccaaaaatgacaaaaaagacacaaaatgaccaaaaaagacataaattgatttaaaaaaaacccccacacaatttccaaaaaacacaaaaattacccacaaaaacacagacataaaatgaccaaaaatttcACAgtctacatattgaactatttccatgtttccagcctctcctgtcctctcctctctgctctgtgtaaacagcctctcctgtcctctcccctctgctctgtgtaaacagagaaGTATGTCTAGCAGGTCAGTGCAGCATCACGTTGATGCCCTCATGGCTGCAACAAGCAGAAGAT contains:
- the ndufaf6 gene encoding NADH dehydrogenase (ubiquinone) complex I, assembly factor 6 isoform X1, which gives rise to MAAGISVKHGLLSSKTSLFHALQRRISPGRVCLQRAADIQVVRDLTSATTDSQSNEKYCLDLVRSRDYDGFVSSLLLPEEARRSSLALRAFNVELAQVKDSVSQKTIGLMRMQFWKAAIEEIYRDEPPKQPVSSELWRAVRKHSLSKRWLLRIITEREKDMEDRAYRNLQELEKYSENTQSSLIYLLLESLGIRSVHADHAASHIGKAVGIVTCLRATPYHSSRRRVYLPMDLCMLHGASQEDFIRGSREQHVRDVTYDIASQAHVHLQHARSFSNSVPAAANVAFLQTVVLEDYLQRVRRADFDVFHPSLKKRNPLIPIQLYLRSWKKTY
- the ndufaf6 gene encoding NADH dehydrogenase (ubiquinone) complex I, assembly factor 6 isoform X2, which encodes MWSWLRQVKDSVSQKTIGLMRMQFWKAAIEEIYRDEPPKQPVSSELWRAVRKHSLSKRWLLRIITEREKDMEDRAYRNLQELEKYSENTQSSLIYLLLESLGIRSVHADHAASHIGKAVGIVTCLRATPYHSSRRRVYLPMDLCMLHGASQEDFIRGSREQHVRDVTYDIASQAHVHLQHARSFSNSVPAAANVAFLQTVVLEDYLQRVRRADFDVFHPSLKKRNPLIPIQLYLRSWKKTY